The Acidicapsa acidisoli genome contains a region encoding:
- a CDS encoding cupin domain-containing protein, translated as MSTETALELIPTAKLTQDVQIFEYSKAANPIESGSTPSIPIKEFAADLYATGKSRIAPLDLSAELRTSYAATSPSLLASFVRINAGEELTTSPKASSEFYYVIRGKGTTETAEGAITWKDGDFITLPGLRATHFAEEDTAFYMVNDSPLFAYLGAKQSEARFSPTVYTREAVFAELEAARNDPEASKRSRISVLLANKNFEQTMTITHTLWTMFGVVGPGTRQLPHRHQSVALDFVVEAKPGAYTLLGPELNEDGTIKDAVRVDWVTGAAFVTPPGYWHEHVNASDADAYVMPIQDAGLHTYLRTLDIQFFLED; from the coding sequence TTGAGCACTGAAACAGCATTGGAACTTATTCCGACAGCCAAGCTTACACAGGATGTCCAGATTTTTGAATACAGCAAGGCCGCTAACCCAATCGAGTCCGGATCAACGCCGAGCATTCCGATCAAGGAGTTTGCGGCGGACCTCTACGCGACCGGCAAGAGCCGCATTGCGCCGCTGGACCTGAGCGCCGAACTGCGAACCTCTTATGCGGCGACCAGTCCCAGCCTGTTGGCCAGCTTTGTTCGCATTAATGCCGGGGAGGAACTGACGACTTCTCCGAAGGCCAGCAGCGAGTTCTATTACGTCATTCGCGGCAAGGGAACCACGGAGACTGCCGAGGGCGCAATTACCTGGAAGGACGGGGATTTCATCACGCTTCCCGGACTGCGAGCAACCCACTTCGCGGAAGAAGACACAGCGTTCTACATGGTCAACGACTCGCCCCTGTTCGCCTATCTGGGAGCAAAGCAGTCCGAAGCGCGCTTCTCCCCGACTGTTTATACCCGAGAGGCCGTTTTCGCCGAACTCGAAGCCGCCAGGAACGACCCCGAGGCTTCAAAGCGCAGCCGCATCAGCGTCCTGCTGGCCAACAAGAACTTTGAGCAGACGATGACCATCACCCACACCCTTTGGACCATGTTCGGGGTAGTCGGGCCCGGCACGCGCCAGCTTCCTCATCGCCATCAGTCGGTTGCACTGGATTTTGTCGTGGAAGCGAAGCCGGGAGCATACACACTTCTCGGCCCGGAGCTGAATGAAGACGGCACGATCAAGGACGCGGTTCGCGTCGACTGGGTGACGGGAGCAGCCTTCGTTACGCCTCCAGGCTATTGGCATGAGCACGTCAACGCCTCCGACGCCGATGCATACGTAATGCCCATTCAGGATGCGGGCCTGCATACTTACCTGCGCACGCTCGATATTCAGTTCTTTCTAGAAGATTAG
- a CDS encoding NAD(P)-dependent oxidoreductase → MTDTIINKQNTQLGFIGLGLMGSRLIRRLHSSGWNIQGWNRSAEPAQALSRDGIEVADSLAKLTADSAVVLSCLGNDTAVQAVYFDEGGVFAAVEPGTIILEMSTISPELSRLLHQEAESRGALLIDLAISGSTAAVEAGAITLLAGGDPDTFSQCVPIYESIAKQWFLMGPATSGIRMKLVVNLLLGVNMQAIAEAVSLGEHLRIERDVLLDVLSKTAVIAPAFVGKFQKIKDNDYSPQFPLRLMSKDLDLVDKAAKLSGAELPATKVAKSIYASILSSSGDLDMSAITPFVGHYLDSRK, encoded by the coding sequence ATGACAGACACAATCATCAATAAACAAAACACACAGCTTGGCTTCATCGGCCTGGGACTCATGGGCAGCCGGTTGATCCGCCGCCTTCATTCTTCGGGCTGGAATATACAGGGATGGAATCGCAGCGCGGAACCAGCACAAGCCCTTAGCCGCGATGGAATTGAAGTCGCCGATTCGCTCGCAAAATTGACCGCTGATTCCGCGGTCGTGCTTTCCTGTCTCGGCAACGATACAGCGGTTCAGGCTGTGTACTTCGACGAGGGCGGCGTCTTTGCAGCCGTCGAGCCGGGAACAATCATTCTGGAGATGAGCACCATCTCGCCTGAGCTGTCGCGCCTTCTGCATCAGGAAGCTGAGAGTCGCGGTGCGCTCTTGATCGATCTGGCGATTTCTGGATCAACCGCGGCTGTCGAGGCGGGCGCAATTACCCTCCTGGCCGGCGGCGATCCGGACACGTTCTCTCAATGTGTTCCCATCTACGAGTCGATTGCCAAGCAGTGGTTTCTGATGGGGCCGGCAACTAGCGGAATCCGCATGAAGCTGGTCGTCAATCTTCTTCTGGGCGTCAACATGCAGGCCATTGCGGAGGCAGTCTCGCTCGGGGAGCATCTGCGGATCGAGCGCGATGTGCTTCTTGATGTCTTATCCAAAACGGCAGTGATCGCTCCGGCCTTCGTCGGAAAATTCCAGAAGATCAAAGACAACGACTATTCGCCGCAGTTTCCGCTGCGTTTGATGAGCAAAGACCTGGATCTAGTTGACAAGGCAGCCAAGCTCTCCGGCGCAGAATTACCGGCAACCAAGGTGGCTAAGTCGATCTACGCTTCCATCTTGTCCTCAAGCGGGGATCTGGATATGTCTGCCATTACGCCCTTCGTCGGGCACTATCTCGATTCGCGTAAGTAA
- a CDS encoding SDR family NAD(P)-dependent oxidoreductase: MNDQEHNPEQVESPSRRSFLGAGSAAFAAAAFAGLAANAQEVTQNKKQVSGWPGVLNGKVAVVTGAARGIGRAVAVAFAESGANVAGIDICATVDPRSGVTPATRAELEETGRLVKAAGGQWRSFVIDQRDLPALRGAASQIERDFGGIDILFANAGIQAFKPLLELEDADWSITIDTNLTGTANAIRAFAPAMVKRGGGRIIVTTSTQGRHGTLYAAAYSASKWGIIGLMKSAALELGKHGITVNALVPGLIDTPLTRHEERYAQALEVGGKTPSGNLQKDEQDARNALQTKSPLGVPWIDPANVAPVVVFLASDAARMVSGSTYDVTGGDSANNAT; this comes from the coding sequence ATGAACGATCAAGAACACAACCCCGAGCAGGTCGAAAGCCCATCGCGCCGGAGCTTTCTGGGAGCCGGTTCCGCAGCATTCGCCGCAGCGGCATTCGCAGGACTGGCTGCAAATGCGCAGGAAGTTACACAGAACAAAAAGCAGGTCTCCGGCTGGCCTGGCGTTCTGAACGGCAAAGTAGCTGTCGTCACCGGCGCAGCGCGCGGAATCGGACGCGCTGTCGCTGTCGCCTTTGCCGAAAGCGGAGCGAACGTGGCCGGAATCGACATTTGTGCTACCGTCGATCCACGCTCCGGCGTCACTCCCGCCACTCGCGCGGAACTTGAGGAAACCGGGAGGTTGGTCAAAGCTGCGGGCGGTCAATGGCGCAGCTTCGTAATCGACCAGCGAGATTTGCCCGCCCTCCGTGGTGCTGCATCGCAGATCGAACGCGACTTCGGCGGGATTGACATTCTTTTCGCGAACGCCGGAATCCAGGCATTTAAGCCGCTGCTCGAACTCGAAGATGCGGACTGGAGCATCACGATTGACACCAATCTGACCGGCACTGCGAACGCGATCCGCGCCTTCGCTCCGGCAATGGTGAAACGCGGCGGAGGCCGCATCATTGTGACCACATCGACGCAGGGGCGTCATGGCACGCTGTATGCAGCAGCTTACTCCGCTTCGAAGTGGGGAATTATCGGACTGATGAAATCGGCGGCGCTCGAACTCGGCAAACACGGAATCACGGTCAACGCACTGGTCCCAGGACTCATCGACACGCCGCTGACACGCCACGAGGAACGCTATGCGCAAGCCCTTGAAGTTGGTGGCAAGACTCCGTCCGGCAACCTACAAAAAGACGAGCAAGACGCACGCAACGCGCTGCAGACAAAGTCTCCGCTCGGCGTACCATGGATCGACCCTGCAAATGTAGCTCCCGTGGTCGTCTTCCTGGCCTCGGACGCTGCGAGAATGGTTTCTGGATCGACATACGACGTCACAGGCGGCGACAGCGCGAATAACGCCACATAA
- a CDS encoding aldo/keto reductase, producing MERRSFLKSAVAAGVGVAAVGATLAQSSTLDNQAQGGSRPMSPDMLYRELGKTGEKVSAIGLGGYHLGKQDDPQESIRLIRSAIDRGITFMDNCWDYNDGLSEVRMGQALRDGYRSKVFLMTKMDGRTKDSYNKQLEQSLGRLQTDVIDLVQFHEVIRMEDPDRIFAEGGAIEAAVAARKAGKIRYIGFTGHKDPYVHLRMLEVAEKHGFHFDTVQMPINVMDAHFRSFGKQVVPVCAQRGIAVLAMKTFGDNFILKSNTVTPIEALHYSLNQPVSVVITGIDSTTVLEQALEAVKTFKPMSDAETASLLERTKDAASDGKYELFKTSSHFDGTAHNPSYLG from the coding sequence ATGGAACGCAGAAGTTTTCTCAAGTCAGCAGTAGCCGCCGGAGTTGGCGTAGCGGCCGTTGGGGCCACTCTGGCCCAATCATCCACACTCGACAATCAGGCGCAGGGAGGTTCAAGACCGATGTCTCCAGATATGCTGTACCGGGAACTTGGTAAGACTGGTGAGAAAGTCTCCGCGATTGGGCTTGGCGGCTACCACCTTGGGAAGCAGGACGATCCCCAGGAGAGCATCCGGCTCATTCGCTCCGCGATCGATCGCGGAATCACCTTCATGGACAACTGCTGGGATTACAACGATGGCTTAAGCGAGGTGCGAATGGGGCAGGCGCTGCGCGACGGCTATCGTTCCAAGGTCTTCCTCATGACCAAAATGGACGGCCGAACAAAGGACTCCTATAACAAGCAGCTCGAACAATCGCTCGGACGACTGCAAACCGATGTCATCGATCTTGTTCAGTTTCATGAAGTCATTCGCATGGAAGATCCGGATCGCATCTTTGCCGAGGGCGGTGCGATTGAGGCGGCCGTAGCCGCGCGTAAGGCGGGCAAGATTCGCTACATCGGATTCACCGGCCACAAAGACCCTTACGTGCACCTCCGCATGCTGGAGGTTGCAGAAAAGCATGGCTTCCATTTCGACACCGTGCAGATGCCGATCAACGTCATGGATGCCCACTTCCGTTCCTTCGGCAAGCAGGTCGTCCCGGTATGCGCTCAGCGCGGAATCGCGGTTCTGGCAATGAAGACTTTTGGAGACAACTTCATCCTGAAAAGCAACACCGTAACTCCGATCGAGGCGCTGCATTACTCGCTGAACCAACCGGTTTCGGTGGTCATCACCGGGATCGACTCCACAACGGTCCTTGAACAGGCGCTCGAAGCTGTAAAAACCTTCAAACCGATGAGCGATGCAGAGACCGCGAGCCTGCTTGAACGTACAAAAGACGCCGCATCCGATGGCAAATATGAACTCTTCAAAACCTCCAGTCACTTCGATGGAACCGCGCACAATCCTAGTTACCTTGGCTGA
- a CDS encoding aldo/keto reductase — protein sequence MSQTQAITAAAAGTFPIGGDLIVNRLGYGAMRITGQGIWGPPADKAASLATLRRTIELGVNLIDTADSYGPGTSEELIAEALYPYPKDLVIATKGGWERPGPGQWTHNASPKHLTQALEGSLKRLRVDRIDVHQLHAPDNAVSFEASVEALAKLREQGKIRHVGLSNVTREHIERARKIVPIVSVQNRYSFADRESDFIVDYCEEHGIAFLPWAPLGQAKEAHDAIQKVAKELHATPLQVALAWLLKRSKVILPIPGTSSVAHLEENIAAAGLELPQAAYDKLEAVSHPPVSLRG from the coding sequence ATGAGCCAAACACAAGCAATTACAGCAGCGGCTGCAGGAACCTTCCCCATCGGAGGCGATCTGATCGTCAATCGCCTCGGCTACGGAGCCATGCGCATTACGGGTCAAGGAATCTGGGGACCTCCCGCCGACAAAGCCGCGTCACTTGCAACTTTGCGGCGAACCATCGAACTGGGCGTGAACCTGATCGACACTGCCGACTCGTACGGACCCGGCACTTCCGAAGAGTTGATTGCCGAAGCGCTGTATCCCTATCCAAAGGATCTGGTCATTGCGACCAAGGGTGGATGGGAACGTCCGGGCCCTGGTCAGTGGACTCACAACGCCAGTCCCAAACATCTCACGCAAGCACTGGAAGGCAGCCTCAAGCGGCTTCGCGTTGACAGGATCGATGTTCACCAGCTTCATGCACCGGACAATGCCGTCTCTTTCGAGGCATCGGTTGAGGCGCTGGCAAAGCTGCGCGAGCAAGGCAAGATCCGCCACGTGGGCCTTTCGAACGTAACGCGCGAACACATCGAACGCGCTCGCAAGATTGTCCCCATCGTCTCAGTACAGAACCGCTACAGCTTTGCCGATCGCGAGTCCGACTTCATCGTCGACTATTGCGAAGAGCACGGCATCGCATTTCTTCCGTGGGCTCCGCTGGGACAGGCCAAGGAAGCGCATGACGCCATTCAGAAAGTCGCGAAGGAACTCCACGCAACGCCGCTTCAGGTCGCGCTGGCGTGGCTGCTCAAGCGATCCAAAGTGATTCTGCCTATTCCCGGAACCTCGTCGGTGGCGCACCTTGAGGAGAACATCGCCGCTGCCGGCCTGGAGTTGCCACAGGCAGCTTATGACAAGCTCGAGGCCGTAAGTCACCCACCGGTCAGCTTGCGCGGCTAA
- a CDS encoding biopolymer transporter Tol, which translates to METHNRRAFYRQLLHVSVFMLTVGAAGQLLLAQSPATSTPAVPDWAQPGSPTHVQVPPPGDFHRPSRNFDTPIGVFQGQSDIGAAVVPGSASYDAGTKQYTIHSAGYNIWYTRDEFRYLWTKVSGDVSLAADVTFPDPKGYGDRKAVLVIRQNLEDDSKEAMLGEHGVGMIHLAYRPEQGQSIKDLQYRFGGGLNGVLARRVGIEKHGDSIAIFVSLEGEPMHQLGPPITLHFDGPFYVGIGFCSHLPATSDTAVLSNVLLENSAGQVR; encoded by the coding sequence ATGGAAACCCACAACCGTCGCGCGTTTTATAGACAACTCTTGCACGTCTCGGTATTCATGCTCACGGTCGGCGCAGCGGGGCAACTGCTGCTCGCTCAATCACCAGCTACGTCAACGCCGGCCGTTCCGGATTGGGCGCAACCCGGCTCCCCAACGCATGTGCAGGTACCGCCGCCCGGGGATTTTCACCGGCCCAGCAGAAATTTCGACACGCCGATAGGAGTCTTTCAGGGACAATCCGATATTGGCGCCGCAGTGGTGCCGGGAAGCGCCAGTTACGACGCCGGCACGAAGCAGTACACGATCCACTCCGCCGGATACAACATCTGGTATACGCGCGACGAGTTCCGTTATCTCTGGACGAAGGTTTCCGGAGACGTCTCACTCGCAGCCGATGTCACGTTTCCGGACCCCAAGGGCTACGGTGACCGCAAGGCAGTCCTCGTCATTCGCCAGAATCTTGAAGACGATTCCAAGGAAGCGATGCTCGGCGAACACGGCGTGGGCATGATCCACTTGGCGTATCGTCCTGAACAAGGCCAATCCATCAAGGATCTGCAATATCGCTTTGGCGGCGGCCTCAATGGTGTTCTCGCCAGGCGCGTTGGGATCGAGAAGCATGGCGACTCGATTGCAATTTTCGTCAGCCTTGAGGGAGAGCCGATGCACCAGCTTGGGCCGCCGATCACGCTGCACTTTGACGGGCCCTTTTACGTAGGTATAGGCTTCTGCTCGCACCTGCCAGCCACGTCGGATACAGCAGTGCTTTCCAACGTCCTTCTCGAGAACTCGGCAGGCCAGGTACGCTAG
- a CDS encoding ThuA domain-containing protein, which yields MSIRQGLSRYTAALRCAVAVAHSIIRSSRNSRAKLLRFGLPALALLLVFHATLTTQVNAQGNGAAVVQAPRPWGQNPSGMRVYIWAGLKSHFSGQHDYPQFLADWSKVLTEHGAVVDGALHAPTAADLEHTDVVILYKGDAAYLSDDEKTALDAYIKRGGGLVSLHDSLCGPDPAYFATLVGGAKKHGEVNYTLGAPIPYTVVDAANPIMSGMTNITIFDEAFYNMIWAQNPGIHVLATAVIPGTPSAGTHKGEVVPQIWTYEHTLPGGEPARAFVWMQGHEYANFDNYQIQRMLLRGIAWAAKKPVDSLIDYVPPPPTHVQAAGTGR from the coding sequence GTGTCCATCCGGCAAGGTCTTTCACGGTACACTGCTGCGCTGCGGTGCGCAGTAGCCGTGGCGCATTCCATAATTCGTTCCAGTCGAAATTCCAGAGCGAAGCTTCTGCGCTTCGGGCTTCCGGCTCTTGCTCTTCTGCTTGTCTTTCATGCAACGCTGACGACCCAGGTCAACGCGCAAGGGAACGGCGCTGCAGTTGTGCAGGCGCCTCGCCCGTGGGGGCAAAATCCCAGCGGGATGCGCGTCTACATATGGGCGGGGCTCAAGTCGCACTTTTCCGGGCAGCACGACTATCCCCAGTTCCTCGCGGACTGGAGCAAGGTTCTCACCGAGCATGGCGCGGTAGTTGACGGAGCCTTGCATGCACCCACCGCGGCCGATCTCGAGCACACCGACGTTGTGATCCTGTACAAGGGCGACGCGGCTTACCTGAGCGATGACGAAAAAACTGCTCTCGATGCTTATATCAAGCGCGGAGGAGGACTGGTCAGCTTGCATGACTCGCTATGCGGCCCGGACCCCGCGTATTTCGCTACGCTGGTCGGCGGCGCGAAGAAGCATGGCGAGGTGAACTACACTCTCGGAGCGCCCATCCCTTACACCGTGGTAGATGCGGCCAACCCGATCATGAGCGGCATGACCAACATCACGATCTTCGACGAGGCCTTTTACAACATGATATGGGCGCAGAATCCTGGTATTCATGTGCTGGCGACTGCGGTCATACCGGGCACGCCGAGCGCGGGCACGCACAAGGGCGAAGTGGTGCCGCAGATATGGACATACGAACATACGCTGCCTGGCGGCGAGCCCGCCAGGGCCTTCGTCTGGATGCAAGGGCATGAGTACGCGAACTTCGACAATTACCAGATTCAGCGCATGCTGCTGCGCGGTATTGCATGGGCGGCGAAGAAGCCCGTCGATTCGCTGATTGACTATGTGCCGCCGCCGCCGACGCATGTGCAAGCGGCTGGGACGGGACGATAG
- a CDS encoding SDR family NAD(P)-dependent oxidoreductase, producing the protein MKIDLTGRTAVITGASRGLGEAMAKALSESGANIALVARDRQRLTQVRDTIAALGGTAAIFTADVTQEDQVANLAEAVTQRFGAPQILINNAGTNIRKNMVDYSLEEFRSVLDSSLISTFLMSRAFVPGMKGSGYGRVLNMTSIMSHVSLPGRTAYSSAKAALLGFTRALALELAGEGITVNGISPGPFATDMNTAVMNNPEANAQFMASLPIGRWGKIEEIGSLACYLCSDAAGFITGTDILIDGGWTAK; encoded by the coding sequence ATGAAGATCGATCTGACCGGCCGAACAGCAGTCATCACCGGCGCAAGCCGTGGCCTCGGCGAGGCAATGGCGAAAGCCCTCTCAGAATCCGGCGCAAACATCGCCCTCGTCGCACGCGATAGACAGCGCCTCACGCAGGTACGCGACACCATCGCCGCACTAGGCGGAACAGCGGCCATCTTCACTGCCGACGTAACGCAGGAAGATCAGGTCGCGAATCTGGCCGAAGCAGTCACGCAGCGCTTCGGAGCACCCCAGATCCTCATCAACAACGCCGGAACCAATATCCGCAAGAATATGGTTGACTACTCGTTGGAAGAGTTCCGAAGCGTCCTCGATTCCAGCCTGATCTCGACCTTTCTGATGTCCCGTGCCTTCGTGCCCGGCATGAAAGGTTCCGGCTACGGCCGCGTACTCAACATGACCTCAATCATGAGCCATGTTTCGCTGCCCGGTCGTACCGCGTATTCCTCCGCTAAGGCGGCGCTACTTGGGTTCACCCGTGCGCTCGCACTCGAACTGGCCGGCGAAGGAATCACCGTCAACGGAATCAGCCCCGGCCCCTTCGCAACCGATATGAACACAGCCGTCATGAACAATCCGGAAGCCAATGCGCAATTCATGGCTAGCCTGCCGATCGGGCGATGGGGAAAGATCGAAGAGATCGGCTCGCTCGCCTGTTATCTTTGTTCGGACGCAGCAGGCTTCATCACCGGAACCGACATCCTCATCGACGGCGGCTGGACTGCGAAGTAA
- a CDS encoding MFS transporter: MKTTHTSSRVRYNVVTLAIGLAVLSYVQRVAISQAAGPIARDLHIPKQQMGLIFGAFGLSYAIFEIPMGLLGDRLGVKRVLAQIVLAWSACTALTGAAWNVPSMYAIRFLFGAGEAGCFPNLTRMLSAWLPARERVTAQALMWACTRWGGAATPPLALLCITWLGWRWAFVCFAALGLVWCVIFLLWFKDDPAQHPAVNEAERELLASSRVLTAHRPGERNWLSLLLTPQVSILVLQYFCFAYVWYFYITWLPTYLREGRGQSPTRAAALAVLPLLFGGFGSLASGLAPKRLPRRAIAFCGFLATAILLLAFAQIQSVVLAMLAMGLASFASDLTMPISWDACVEIGGPYTATVAAAMNMLGNLAGFVAPVVGGIILERTSNNWNILIYTMAAAATISAICWLYLDPESARRQMNASTF; encoded by the coding sequence ATGAAGACCACTCATACATCCAGTCGCGTCCGATACAACGTCGTCACGCTGGCCATCGGCCTCGCCGTGCTCTCCTATGTGCAGCGCGTCGCCATCTCCCAGGCTGCCGGACCCATCGCGCGCGACCTCCATATTCCAAAGCAGCAGATGGGCCTGATCTTCGGAGCCTTTGGACTTTCGTACGCGATCTTTGAAATCCCCATGGGCCTGCTCGGCGACCGTCTCGGCGTCAAGCGAGTTCTGGCGCAGATCGTTCTCGCCTGGTCCGCCTGCACGGCACTTACCGGCGCAGCCTGGAACGTCCCGTCCATGTACGCAATCCGATTCCTCTTCGGAGCAGGCGAGGCCGGTTGCTTCCCCAATCTCACACGAATGCTCAGTGCATGGCTCCCAGCGCGAGAGCGCGTCACAGCACAGGCCCTGATGTGGGCATGCACGCGCTGGGGAGGAGCGGCCACGCCGCCGCTGGCCCTGCTCTGCATCACCTGGCTCGGCTGGCGCTGGGCCTTCGTCTGCTTCGCGGCGTTGGGGCTCGTCTGGTGCGTTATCTTCCTGCTCTGGTTCAAAGACGATCCAGCGCAACATCCCGCCGTGAACGAAGCAGAAAGGGAATTGCTTGCTTCCTCACGCGTACTCACCGCACACCGGCCCGGCGAACGAAACTGGCTCTCACTTCTGCTCACTCCGCAGGTATCGATCCTTGTCCTCCAGTACTTCTGCTTCGCCTACGTCTGGTACTTCTACATCACCTGGCTGCCCACCTATCTGCGCGAAGGGCGCGGCCAGTCTCCCACACGCGCAGCCGCTCTCGCGGTCCTGCCGCTCTTATTCGGAGGCTTCGGTTCGCTCGCCTCAGGACTCGCCCCAAAGCGCTTACCCCGTCGCGCCATCGCTTTCTGCGGCTTTCTCGCAACAGCCATCCTCCTGTTGGCCTTCGCACAGATTCAATCGGTCGTCCTCGCAATGCTGGCCATGGGCCTCGCCAGTTTTGCGAGCGACCTTACCATGCCGATCTCCTGGGATGCCTGCGTCGAAATCGGAGGCCCGTACACTGCAACCGTAGCAGCCGCAATGAATATGCTAGGCAATCTCGCCGGCTTCGTCGCGCCAGTAGTAGGCGGCATCATCCTCGAACGCACCAGCAACAACTGGAACATCCTCATCTACACCATGGCTGCGGCAGCAACCATATCCGCCATCTGCTGGCTCTACCTCGATCCTGAGTCGGCACGAAGACAGATGAACGCGTCGACGTTTTGA
- a CDS encoding acido-empty-quinoprotein group A, protein MRLATGILIATATLAGAAPPVPHASPNASVDPGIIGKAPITSWPTFNGDYSGRRYSTLTQIAPSNVRHLTQQWVYKITDVGAQRGAPVPIIKCTPLLVGGILYITIPDHIWALNARTGNPIWHYDWVDHGGHLVGQRGVGIWKTTLFFQTPDNWLIALNANTGQELWKKNYADARKQYFSTSAPLIVKNHVIIGVGGDAMDMPGFLDSFDPITGNLQWTWWSTPRKGDPALTTWPNEPASEHGGGMTWMPGTYDPALNLLYWPTGNTNPVFAGQGRPGANLWTESIVALDADTGELKWYFQVSPHDTHDFDNTTAPILFDRVVSGKPRKLLAQAARNGFFVTLDRVTGKYLVVKPYVPLDYSSGLSPQGEPIPIPDKDPTVGGSINIVNATNWQAPAYNPNTGLVYVNSVEGKAIYYLTDDSDQPSGYGGTGEGIGPSERVLQAIDPLTGKAVWRHVYPNLNNAPTTLGPSILTTATNLLITGDDQKNAIIFSADKGQILWHHELGANESGGIITYLLDGKQYIVFGAGDSLYAWSLPQ, encoded by the coding sequence ATGAGACTCGCCACCGGCATCCTCATTGCAACCGCGACTCTCGCAGGCGCAGCGCCCCCTGTCCCACATGCGTCACCCAATGCTTCGGTTGACCCCGGCATCATTGGCAAAGCCCCCATTACCAGTTGGCCCACCTTCAACGGAGATTACAGCGGCAGGCGCTACAGCACGCTCACCCAAATAGCGCCGTCCAATGTAAGACATCTCACCCAGCAATGGGTCTACAAGATCACCGACGTGGGTGCCCAGCGAGGCGCGCCCGTTCCCATCATCAAGTGCACACCCTTGCTAGTCGGTGGAATCCTCTACATCACGATTCCCGATCACATCTGGGCCCTTAACGCGCGCACCGGAAACCCGATCTGGCACTACGACTGGGTCGATCACGGCGGCCATCTCGTAGGCCAGCGCGGAGTCGGTATCTGGAAGACAACACTTTTCTTTCAGACGCCCGACAACTGGCTCATCGCGCTGAACGCCAATACCGGCCAGGAGCTTTGGAAGAAGAACTACGCCGACGCCCGCAAGCAATACTTCTCGACCTCCGCGCCTCTCATCGTCAAGAACCACGTCATCATCGGCGTAGGCGGCGATGCGATGGACATGCCCGGCTTCCTCGATTCCTTCGACCCCATCACAGGCAATCTCCAATGGACCTGGTGGTCTACACCCCGCAAAGGCGATCCCGCGCTGACCACCTGGCCCAACGAACCGGCATCCGAGCACGGCGGCGGTATGACGTGGATGCCCGGCACCTACGATCCCGCGCTAAACCTGCTCTACTGGCCCACCGGCAACACTAACCCGGTCTTCGCCGGCCAGGGACGTCCCGGCGCCAATCTATGGACCGAATCCATCGTCGCCCTCGACGCCGACACCGGCGAACTGAAGTGGTACTTCCAGGTCTCGCCTCATGACACGCATGACTTCGACAACACCACCGCACCCATCCTCTTCGACCGCGTCGTAAGTGGGAAGCCGCGCAAACTGCTCGCGCAGGCAGCCCGCAACGGTTTCTTCGTAACCCTCGACCGCGTCACCGGCAAATACCTCGTCGTCAAGCCCTATGTCCCGCTCGATTATTCCTCCGGACTCTCGCCGCAAGGCGAACCGATCCCTATCCCGGACAAAGACCCCACCGTCGGCGGGTCCATCAACATCGTCAACGCCACCAACTGGCAAGCCCCTGCCTACAATCCAAACACCGGCCTGGTCTACGTGAACTCAGTCGAAGGCAAGGCTATCTACTATCTCACCGACGACAGCGATCAGCCTTCCGGCTACGGCGGCACAGGCGAGGGAATCGGCCCATCCGAGCGAGTCCTCCAAGCCATCGACCCGCTTACCGGCAAAGCCGTCTGGCGACACGTCTATCCAAACCTGAACAATGCCCCCACGACTCTCGGCCCCAGCATCCTGACCACCGCGACCAATCTCCTCATCACCGGAGACGACCAGAAGAACGCCATCATCTTCAGCGCCGATAAAGGCCAGATCCTCTGGCATCACGAACTGGGAGCCAACGAATCCGGCGGCATCATCACCTACCTCCTCGACGGCAAACAATACATCGTCTTCGGAGCCGGCGACAGCCTCTACGCCTGGAGCCTGCCACAATGA